ctgcctctgcccctgcctctgtctctgcctctgccaatgcccctacccctgcctctgcccctgcccctgcccttgccctgcctctgcccctgcccctatacctgccctgcctctgccccttcccctgcccctgcccctccctctgcccctgcccctgcccctgcccctgcccctgccctgactctgcccctgcctctgccctgcccctacccccgcctctgccctgcccctgcccctgactccgcccctgccccttcccctgcccctaacactgcccctgccctagcctctgcccctgccctgcccctgcccctgccctgcctctgcctctgcccctccctctgcccctgcccagccccagcctctggccctgcctctgcccctgcccctgcccctgcccctccctctgcccctgcccctgcccctgcccctgccctgactctgcccctgcctctgccctgcccctgactccgcccctgccccttcccctgcccctaacactgcccctgccctagcctctgcccctgtcctgcctctgcccctccctctgcccctgcccagccccagcctctgcccctgtcctgtccctACCCCTgcatctgcctctgcccctgcccttgcccttgcccctgccactgcccatgcccctgcccctgcccctgcccctaccctgcccatgcccctgcccttgcccctgcccctgcccctgcccctaccctgcccctgcccctgcccatgcttctgcccctgccactgcctctacctctgcctctgcccctgccctgcctctgcctctgcccctgcctctgtctctgcctctgccaatgcccctacccctgcccctgcccctgccccagcccctgcccttgccctgcctctgcccctgcccctatacctgccctgcctctgccccttcccctgcccctgcccctccctctgcccctgcccctaacctgcccctgcccctgcccatgcttctgcccctgccactgcctctacctctgcctctgcccctgccctgcctctgcctctgcccctgcctctgtctctgcctctgcccctgcccctgcccttgccctgcctctgcccctgcccctatacctgccctgcctctgccccttcccctgcccctgcccctccctctgcccctgcccctgcccctgcccctgccctgactctgcccctgcctctgccctgcccctacccccgcctctgccctgcccctgcccctgactccgcccctgccccttcccctgcccctaacactgcccctgccctagcctctgcccctgccctgcccctgcccctgccctgcctctgcctctgcctctacccctccctctgcccctgcccagccccagcctctgcccctgcctctgcccctgcccctgcccctgcccctgcccctgccccggcctcagcccctgccctgcctctgcccctgccctgcccctgcccctgcccttgccctgcctctgcccctgccctgcctctgcccctaccctgcccctgcccctacccctgccctgcctttgccctgcccctgccccagcacctgccgtgcccctgcctctgccctgaccctgccctgccccggcccctgcttctgcccctgcctctgcctctgcccctgcccctgcccctatccctgtccctgccccggccactgcccctgccctgcccctgcccctgcccctacccctgccctgcctctgcccctgccctgcccctgcccctgccctgcctctacccctgcccctgcccctgcctctgcccctgcccctgcccctgtccctgcccctgcctctgcccctgccctgcctctgcccctgccctgcctctgcccctgccctgcccctacccctgccctgcccctgcccctgcccttgcccctgcccctgcccctgccgatgcccctgcccctgcccctaccctgcccatgcccctgcccttgcccctgcccctgcccctaccctGCCACTGCTCAtgcttctgcccctgccactgcctctacctctgcccctgccccgcctCTGCCTCTGACCCTgcccctccctctgcccctgccctgcccctgtccctgccctacccctgcccctgcctctgctcttgccctgcccctgcccctgcctctgcccctaccactgcccctgcccttgcctctgcccctgcccctgcctctgcccctgcccctgcccctgccctgcccctacccctgcctctgccctgcccctgcccctgcctccgcccctgcccctgcctctgtccttgcctcttcctctgcctctgcccctgcccctgaccTACCCCTGCCTCTGACCCGGCCCCTgcgcctgccctgcctctgcccctgcccctgcccctactcctgccctgcctctgcccttgcctctgccctggccctggcccctgcgctgcctctgcccctgcccctgtccgtgcccctgcccctgccctgcctctgcctctgcctctgcctctgcccctgccctgcctctgcccctgcccctgcccctgcctctgccctacccctgcctctgcccctgcccctgcccttgcccctgccactgccctgcctctgcccctgctcctgccctgcccctgcccctgccctgcctctgccactgccccttcccctgccctgcccctacttctgccctgcccctgcctctgcccctgctcctgccctgcccctgcccctgccctgcctctgccactgccccttcccctgccctgcccctgctcctgccctgattctgcctctgcccctgcccctaccctgcctctgccctgcccctacCTCTGCCCCtgatcctgccctgcctctgcccctgcctctgccccagccctgtccctgcctctgtcccttcccctgcccctgacTCTGCATCTACTccggcccctgcccctgccctgcctctgcccctacttctgccctgcccctgcctctgcccctgcccctgccctgcctctgctcctgcctctgccctttcccctgctcctgccctgcctctgcctctgcccctgcccctaccctgcctctgccctgcccctacctctgcccctgcccctgatcctgccctgcctctgcccctgccctgtcccttcccctgcccctgcctctgcatcTACTccggcccctgcccctgccctgcctctgcccctgcctctgcccctgccctgcccctgcctctgcccctgcctctccccctgccctgcccctgaccctgcccctgcctctgcccctgcccctaccctgcccctgcccatgcttctgcccctgccactgcctctacctctgcccctgccctgcccctgcgtctgcccctgcccctgcccctgccctgcccccgtcccttcccctgcccctgcccctgcccctgcctcttccctgcccctgcccctgcctccgcccctgcccctgcccctgcgcctgcccctgccctgcctctgcccctgccctgcccctgcccctgccctgcctctgcccctgacactgcccctgcccctacccctgccctgtctctgcccctgccctgcctctgcccctgcccctccttctGCTCCCGCCCCTGCCCTTACCcctacctctgcccctgcccctgcctctactcttgcccctgcctctgcccctgccctgcccctgccctgcctctacgtctgctcctgcctctgcctctgcctctgcccctgcacctGCCCTACCCCTGCCTCTTAACCGGCCCCTGCCcgtgccctgcctctgcccctgcccctgtccgtgcccctgcccctgtccgtgcccctgcccctgcctctgcctctgcccctgcccctgccctgcctctgcccctgcccctgcccctgcccctgcctctgtcctacccctgcctctgcccctgcccctgcccttgcccctgccactgccctgcctctgcctctgcccctgcctctgcccttgcccctgctcctgccctgcctctgcctctgcccctgcccctaccctgcctctgccctgcccctacctctgcccctgcccctgcccctgcactgactctgcccctgcccctgccgctgccctgcctctgcctctgcccctgcccctaccctgcccctgcctctgcctgtacccctgcccctgcccctacccctgcccctgcctctgctcctgcccctgcccctgcccttgcccctgccctgcccctgccctgttcctgcccctgcccctccccctgcccctgcccctgcctttccctctgcccctgcccctgccctgcctctgctcttgcccctgcccctgccctcaccctgcctctgccccttccctgcccctgtcTCTCCTCCTgactctgcccttgcccctgtCCCTGCATCTACCCCTGCCTCTACCTCTGCCCATGCTTCagctcttccctctgcccctgcttctgcccttccctctgcctctccccctgcctctgttcctgcccctgcctctgcctctgaccctaacccgggcacaggtgtgcctctgccctgccccagcctctgcccagggcacGATTCTGCCtatgcctctgcccctgccccgggaaCGGCTCAGCCTCTACCCCTACACCTGCCCTTGGTacgcctctgcctctgcccctgcccctaccccgggcatggctctgcccctgccccttccaatgcccctgccctggtcacggctctgcccctgccccgggcacggctctgccccttgCGGCAGGTGAATATTAATCTCCCACCTGCAAGTGCAGAGCCCCGGGGCCAGATGCTTCGCATGCCCAAGCGCCTCTCGgtgggtgggaggtgtcctgcacTGATACCTTATCAGTATCTGGGGGAGCTGACTACAGATTCCTTGGTGCAGTGTCAGAGGCACTCCTGTGGTTACCTTATTAAAGACCTctcaagctgtgcaggctgcaggtccCCTGGCAGCATCGCTGTGCCAAAGGACTGCACTTTGCTCCTACCCTGGCAGCTTCATCAGATCCAGGGGAAGCTTCCAGTGCCCTCCCAACTGAAGGGCTGACAGGGGGGGGTATGGAATTGCtgtgttctgttctgctttgttcAATGACTCAGCACTGTTCTTTGCTCTGAAATAGGTCTGGGGGCATTGTCTGAGTGAGAAATCATTTGGGTGCTTGGTACTGCAGCATGAGGTcgtgcacagcctgaggggagagGGAACAAAGTCCTTCCTCCTGCGCCATTGGGAGTGACAAATTCTGCCTATTTCCAGTGCCCATGACCCCCACAGGCCTGTTTGAGAATGGAACAGCTGCCCTAAAGGGGCATTACTGGACATGGGGGCACTGGGGCTATGCAAAGTTACCTCCTAATGGCACTGgggtgtcacagtgtcacagtgtcacagcatcacagcatcaccaaggttggtagagacctcacagatcatcaagtccaaccctttagcacagagctcaaggccagaccatggcaccaagtgccacgtccagtcctgccttgaacagctccagggacggcgactccaccacctccccgggcagcccattccagtgtccaatgactctctcagggaagaactttctcctcacctccagcctaaatctcccctggtgcagcctgaggctgtgtcctcttgttctggtgctggccacctgagagaagagagcaacctcctcctggccacaacctcccctcaggtagttgcagacagcaataaggtctcccctgagcctcctcttctccaggctaaccaatcccagctccctcagcctctcctcgtaaggctgtgctcaaggcctctccccagcctcgttgcccttctctggacacgctcaagcatctcaatgtccctcctaaactggggggcccagaactgaacacagcactcaaggtgtggtctaagcagtgcagagtccaggggcagaatgacctccctgctcctgctggccacaccattgctgatgcaggccaggatgccactggctctcttggccacctgggcacactgctggctcatgttcagatgggtatcaatcagcacccccagatccctctctgtctggctgctctcagccactctgaccccagcctgtatctctgcatggggttgctgtggccaaagtgcagcaccctgcactgggAGCTATACTGGACTGATTCACCACTGCTCTTCTTACTCCCaggtggagaaggaaaggctctGGGAATCAAAGCATAGGATAATttgggaagaaggagaaggtgcAGCTCCACTCACTGGGCACAAGGTAGTGGTCAGAAGTGGGGAAAAGGTGACTGGACCTCCCCAGCCTATCCTTGAGTACTCTGGTCCTGCCCCCTGGAACCCCCACGAATGGGTCAGTGGTGCTGCAGAACCAATCTGTAACTTAAACCCTAtcatcagcccagcagcagtgctagcAATGatcagcagtgagcagctcagGCCCTAGAGCTGTGAGCAGATCCATGCACACAAATGCAGACTGCCACTGGCCAGCACCGAATGGTTCTGGATGGTGTtagcaggagaaggaggggtTGTGGAAAACTAAATGCTTCCACCTGTGCTCtgcagattgatggcaatgggaaaGTAGTgagacaaacatctgctgggagtCGAgaatgagctgctggagctgtccaGACCTGGGAAGGATGGGCTAGGgactggctctgctggctgccaggggcACCTTGGCTTAAACAGAGGTTGTGTTCTTTGCTGTGTGCTTTGGCACTGTCACTTCTCTTGCCATGTATCATTCCCTGATGCAACAGGTAGCGTCCAATGTGCACTTTGTGTGCACTGATGGTGTGAGACACGTTCGGGCATTACCCCATCAGAGCCCAGGGCTGGTGTCAAACTGTATAAACCCTCCCTATTTTCCCTAAAcctttcctttgcctttctccaccacccccccacacccaatcctttccccctcttttacCTTCGTTGACAGGGCGGTGTGAGAGTCTCaatcctctctctccttcatcAACACAGACAAAGACTGCATCGTCTCTCCTTAATCTACACAGACAAAGGTTGCCTTTGTTACCtgctgggactcagactcggggcttggcccaaagctcagggatgcaaatcaacagacagcaCCTTGGAAACTCcaggagctcagcctggctgcagtgcccaggaggcctacatcttatctcagctgcccccaagggaaaaggtttctgtgcattcagggtatggacCCCTGCGAGTGCATGAGAACACACAGGGagatgccctggggagctgcagctggacactgagcagagaactggataaaaaggcaggagaatgcCTGCCAGAgtgtggcactcccagcagaccaccagtggcactcccagcagaccaccagtggcactcccagcaggccaccagtggcactcccagcaggccaccagtggcactcccagcagaccaccagtggcactcccagcagaccaccagtggcattcccagcagaccaccagtggcactcccagcagaccaccagtggcactcccagctgaacaccagtggcactcccagcagaccaccagtggcactcccagcagaccaccagtggcacctctgccggaccaccgagggcagagcagcaccagacccccagagctgcaccacccgAGGAAACTCTGGCAAACTCCACAGAAGGTCACCCCTGGGCCACGCACTCGTctgtctctctccccctccaccTGCGACCGAGGGTAATATgagcacagctcttttcctccccttctccttcttctcttctccatccttctcttcatctctctctcccttctcccctctctgcctctgttttgcccaacctcatcctttaataaacagttccctgctgagctctggtcTCCTTTGCACCTTAATCTCgcacacggaatccataagagctgctcctgctcctctgcacacagacactgctcccctctgctcctccggacacTGGCacccgggcacggctctgcctctgcccctgccccagcccctgcccgggcacggctgtgcccctgccccggggctCACCCGCGTTCCCCCGCAGGACTCGCTGCCCAAGCTGCAGGACGTCGCCttcctgaagcagcagctgcagagcctgcagcgcCGGGTGGAGGCCGAGGTGCAGGCCGGCGTGGGGCAGGTACCGCCGGACCCTCCCCCGCCGCCCGGCAGCGCTCGGTGCCAGCAGCCGCTGGGCTCTGCccgccctgcccctgcccgccgggctcagccttgcctctgctcctcaggatggctctctgctggcctcGCCCTTCCTGAAGGGCTTCCAGGCAGGCTACCTGATCGCCAAGCTCCGCTTCTCGGCCGTGCTGGGCTTCGTGGCTGGCACCTGCACTGGCATCTACGCCGCCCAGAGCTACGCCGTGCCCAACGTGGAGCAGACAGTGCGGGACTacatcagctccctgggcagaggcCGGGACTAGGCTGGGCCCCGCGGCGCAGGGactggaggctgctgctcagctgcaggcacaggagctgcccgGGGGCACTGCCACTGCGCAGGGCTGCAGGGCGGCAGGGCTGGGCGTGGGCGTCCCGCAGAGCCCCTGGCGGCAGTGGGCACTCTGCTAACCCACAGCAGCTCGGAAgcatcagcctgcagcagaggagcctcagggcagagctgattgctgcctgcagctgcctgcagggaggctgtagccaggtggggttgggctctgctgccaggcaaccagcgacggaacaatgggacacagccccgagctgtgccagggcaggtctaggctggctgtgaggaggaagttgttggcagagagagtgattggcattgaattggctgcccagggagggggtggagtggccgtggctggaggggttggagccaaggctggctgggcactgagtgccatgggctggttggttgggcagggctgggggagcttggagggctctgccaacctgctggggTCTGTGACTCTGGGATTCTTCTGGTGCCTCAGGGGGtacagcacagggctggcagcagtgctggggctggcagcctccctgctggcagctcctcgcTGCTGGTACCCACCTCAGTACTGCCACCCACAGCTAGCAGGGAGCTCTGTGGGCATAGTGCCCTGTGCCAGTTCCCAAGGTGGGCAGCTGGGGCCTCCTCAGCTCCTTGTTCACACAGTGTGTGTGGCATTCTCAGGGCACTGCCCCCCACACAGCACCCACACCTCGTGCCTCGGGATGCTCccactctgggcagctctgccctgctgtgggctgggctctggcaggCTCCCatcgctgctgctgtgccagctgctgggggtggtgcCCCCAcagctgtcctcacagggctgcctgcagaacCTCAGGCTGTGGCCATGGgcaccctgccagctgctgcctgaaggTCTACTGCTGCCCCTGGGGGCTGTTTACCCTTCTTGGTGGTGTTGGCATCACTGTGGGGAGCAGGGGCGGGCATGGGAGCTCTGTCAGCTGCTGGCCAGAAGGGAGATGGCATCCTCTGCTCGTGCCCATGCTGGTGGGCAGTGGGCACCgctggctctgcccagggtTAGTAAAGtgtggaacagcagcagctgtctgtctgtctggccTGGCAGGGGCTCTGTGTGCCGCTGTGCCCCTCCCGGGAGGGGCTCAGTGTGCCTGTGCCACGTCAGCCCGGGCAGGGGCTCTGcattgcctggcagaggctggggcaggccCAAGCCAGGTGGCAGTGGCcgatgcagctggcagcagctggcagcatctctgccgCCCTGCCCCCTCTGCTGCCGCAGGGCTGAGCccgagcagagctgcagcaggtgcccagcagcagagcagagactgcCCCGGGGGCAGAGGGGTGAAGCCCCTCCCTGGGGACAGGTTTCCCTGAGGGCCCTTGccctgtgtggctgctggggctggcagggctgtggcacagggctgggggctgactgcaggagggaggTGGCACAGAGGCTGCCAGCCCGggctggctgggaaggagctgtaAAGGTCATGCAGAGCTCTGccgccagcagggacagccccagacAGCCTCGCCCGGCACggtgccagccctggggcagctcccacctctcagggcagcctgtgccaggctctgcccaccctcagtgccagctgtctctcccttctctctgccctgagcctgcctcCCTCAGCTcacaccattgccccttggcctgtccccgCGGCTCAGATCCTGTCCCAGCTTCCTCGGGGACCTCTTTCAGCCCCCCGAGGCCACCAGAAGaagtcctgcagcctcctccagctttgGGGTGCCAGGGGCCCCACGCTGCCAGCCAGGGCCCCTGCGGCCCGGCCGGCTCTCAGGGTGCCTGTCTGGTGGCATGGGTGGCACAGTGGGCCCCTGCCgtgcccctgccttgggcacggctctgcccctgcccctgccctgtgcacagttctgcccctaccctgcccctgccccgggcacggctctgcccccgcccctgccctgcctctgcccctgtcctGGGCATGGAtctacctctgcccctgcccctgccctgggcacagctctgcctctgaccCTGCTCATGCCCTGCTtatgcccctgccctgggcattgctcagcccctgcccctgccccttcctTGGGCAtgactctgcctctgctcctgttacagctctgcctctgcccctgccatgtcctgcctctgcccctgccccgggcatggctctgcttctgcccctgcccttggcacagctctACCTCTACCCAtgccctccctctgccccttcttctgcccctgcccctgccatttggcacggctctgccactgcccctgccccaggcacGACTCTGCCCCtatcctgggcacagctctgcccctggcaATTCCCTGGGCATGACTCTGCCTCttaccctgtccctgcccacgcctctgcctgtgcccctgccctgggcacaactctgcctctgcccctgccctgggcatagctctgcctctgcccctgcccatgccctgcccctgcctctgcccctgcctctgcccctgcccctgccgggGCAAAGCTCTtagcctgcctctgcccctaccCCTGCCTAGACATagctctgcctctgtgcctgcccttggcacagctctacctctgcccctgccccgggcataGCTCTGCCActacccctgcccctgcccctgccttaccacttccccaggcacagctctgcccctgctcctgccctgcccctgcctctgcccctgccaatgcccctgcccctgcctctgacactgtctctgccccttcccctgcccctgcccctgcccctgccactacccctgccctgcctctgcccctgccctgccccttccACTGCATTGCCTCAgcctcttcccctgcccctgcctcaggcccctgcccctgccattgcccctgcccctgactctgcccctgcccctgccctggccctgcctctgcctctgcctctgcctctgcccctacccctgccctgccctgcccctgcccctgcctctgcccctgcccctgccactacccctgccctgcctctgcccctgccctgcccctgctcctgccctgccactgcccctgcccctgcccctgcccctgcccctgcccctgcccctgcccctgccctgcctctgcccctgcctctgcctctgcccctgccctgaccctgcccctggcccctgccctgcctctacctctgccctgcccttccctgcccctgcccctgcccctgccctctgccctgccctgcccctgactcctgcccctacccctgccctgccctgccctctgccactgcccctgcccctgcccctgcccagcccctcccctgcccctgcccttcccctcccctcacatgcctctgcccctccccactgccctgcctctgcccctgcccctgcccctgcccctgcccctgcccctgccccttccctgccctgcccgcctctactctgctcctgcccctgccctgcccctacccctgccctgcctctgcccctgcctctgcctctgcctctgcccttcctgtgcccctgcccctgccctacctctgcccctgcccctacctctgcccctgccctgccccctgccctgccccgggcaTGGCTCTGCCTTTGCCCTTGCCCCTGTCCCGGGcatagctctgcctctgcccctgcccctgccctgcccctgcctctgcccctgcctctgcccctgcccgggCAAAGCTCTtagcctgcctctgcccctaccCCTGCCTAGACATagctctgcctctgtgcctgcccttggcacagttctacctctgcccctgccccgggcataGCTCTGCCActacccctgcccctgcccctgccttaccccttccccaggcacagctctggcccTGCCTTTACccgtgcccctgcccctgcctctgcctctgccctgcccctgccctgcccctgccctgcctatactcctgcccttgcccctgccctgcctttgcccctgccctggccccgccttgcctctgcccctgccgctgcctgtgcccctgcccctgcccctgcctatgCCCCTGCATctacccctgcccctgcccatgcccctgcctctacctctgcccctgactctacctctgcccctgcccctgctcctgcccgtGCCTCTTCCACTTCCCCTGCCTCTGACCCTGCCcttgtccctgcccctgccccagcccttcccctgcccctgcccagcccctgcccctgcccttgcctctgcccctgcccctgcccctgacccttcctctgcccctgcccctgccattgccactgcccctgcccctgcccctacacagcccctgcctctgcctctgcccctacccctgcccctgccctgcccctacccctgc
The window above is part of the Pogoniulus pusillus isolate bPogPus1 chromosome 22, bPogPus1.pri, whole genome shotgun sequence genome. Proteins encoded here:
- the LOC135185462 gene encoding SLC35A4 upstream open reading frame protein-like, whose translation is MLRMPKRLSVDTAPLCSSGHWHPGTALPLPLPQPLPGHGCAPAPGLTRVPPQDSLPKLQDVAFLKQQLQSLQRRVEAEVQAGVGQDGSLLASPFLKGFQAGYLIAKLRFSAVLGFVAGTCTGIYAAQSYAVPNVEQTVRDYISSLGRGRD